The following are from one region of the Denitrobacterium detoxificans genome:
- a CDS encoding ATP-dependent DNA helicase RecG encodes MNSESLSSRRSQAAFSLDSPVTVIKGISGVRAGALRSLGIESPRDLLAHYPRRYLDMSRVSTCADARISDSCTVVGTVYEVKVKRPKNLVLTEITINDGTGTFIVTCFRQPWWGSKLSRGSRIAVSGTVEFNFGFKRMKNPLIEVIEDPAQEVTGAIVPVHPASEKLPANTMRKLVSAALDMSTGLEDPLPLDLRTRYRLMSRASALRCIHFPRTMEESAAARRRLAYEEVLMLELHLMRSHVAQAAREQALAHVVNGPCCAALRQAIPFELTLEQQDAVSDILGHMSQPLAMHHMLLGDVGTGKTAVAAFALAAVADSGTQALMMAPTEVLARQYARSLGAWFDAAGISWGVLTGSTDSDARAALLDRLSSGELSVLFGTHALIEPEVQPRCCSLVVIDEQQRFGVAQRNALIEKGRAADVLSLTATPIPRSLALATYGDMTLSYLRSKPHEHAATATKVLSYSQIGEAYEAARNALDAGRQVYVVCPLVGQSHSQKDGAASERRNDSPDSRSSQEGEQYVYASIAIEDVADFQNDDTRAAIEQARFLEQKIFCGYQVGVLHGRMKGPEKQAAMADFAEGRTQVLVATTVIEVGVDVPNATVMVIQDADRFGLAQLHQLRGRVGRGQAAGEVFLVSGSKAPLALERLSAMERISDGFELAEYDLSLRREGDILGNRQHGTSTLKLVNVVRDAALIEAAHADARALLDADPDLNQPEHRALRYEVARAFPEQAQRKED; translated from the coding sequence CATTTCCGATTCCTGCACCGTCGTCGGCACCGTGTACGAGGTGAAGGTCAAGCGCCCGAAGAATCTCGTGCTCACCGAGATAACCATCAACGACGGTACGGGCACGTTCATCGTCACGTGCTTTCGGCAGCCTTGGTGGGGGAGCAAGCTTTCCCGGGGCAGTCGCATTGCCGTTTCGGGCACCGTGGAGTTCAATTTCGGCTTCAAGCGCATGAAGAATCCTCTCATCGAGGTCATCGAAGATCCAGCTCAAGAAGTCACCGGCGCCATCGTGCCCGTTCATCCTGCATCTGAAAAGCTTCCCGCGAATACCATGCGCAAGCTTGTTTCCGCTGCTCTCGATATGTCGACGGGGCTTGAAGACCCCCTGCCGCTCGATTTGCGTACGCGCTATAGGCTCATGTCGCGTGCGTCGGCGCTTCGTTGCATTCACTTTCCCCGCACCATGGAAGAAAGCGCGGCAGCCCGTAGGCGTCTTGCCTACGAAGAGGTGCTCATGCTCGAACTGCATCTCATGCGCTCTCATGTTGCGCAGGCGGCACGCGAGCAGGCTCTGGCCCATGTTGTAAACGGGCCTTGTTGTGCGGCGTTGCGCCAGGCCATTCCCTTCGAACTTACGTTGGAGCAGCAGGATGCGGTGAGCGATATCCTGGGGCACATGTCTCAGCCTTTGGCCATGCACCATATGCTTTTGGGCGACGTGGGCACAGGCAAGACGGCCGTTGCCGCGTTCGCCCTGGCTGCGGTGGCCGATTCCGGCACCCAGGCGCTCATGATGGCGCCCACCGAAGTGCTTGCACGACAGTACGCCCGCTCGCTTGGTGCCTGGTTCGATGCCGCGGGCATTTCGTGGGGTGTACTCACGGGGTCTACCGATTCCGATGCACGTGCTGCTTTGCTGGACCGTCTTTCCTCGGGCGAGCTTAGTGTGCTGTTTGGTACGCATGCCCTTATCGAGCCCGAAGTGCAGCCCAGGTGCTGTTCGCTTGTGGTCATCGACGAGCAACAGCGTTTTGGCGTCGCTCAGCGTAACGCACTTATCGAGAAGGGCCGCGCGGCCGATGTCCTTTCGCTCACGGCAACGCCCATTCCGCGCTCTCTTGCGCTGGCTACGTATGGCGATATGACGTTGTCGTATCTGCGTAGCAAGCCTCATGAGCATGCCGCCACCGCTACGAAGGTGCTTTCGTATTCGCAGATAGGCGAAGCATACGAAGCGGCTCGTAATGCGCTTGATGCAGGTAGGCAGGTCTACGTGGTGTGTCCGCTTGTGGGGCAGTCCCATAGCCAGAAAGATGGCGCGGCGTCCGAGCGGCGCAATGATTCGCCTGATTCCCGCTCCTCGCAAGAGGGAGAGCAATACGTGTATGCCTCCATTGCCATCGAGGATGTGGCCGATTTTCAAAACGACGATACGCGGGCGGCCATCGAGCAAGCTCGCTTCCTCGAACAGAAGATTTTCTGCGGGTATCAGGTCGGCGTCTTGCATGGCCGCATGAAGGGTCCGGAAAAGCAGGCTGCTATGGCCGATTTTGCCGAGGGCCGTACCCAGGTGCTCGTTGCGACTACCGTTATCGAAGTGGGCGTCGACGTTCCGAATGCCACCGTCATGGTTATCCAGGACGCCGATCGCTTTGGCCTGGCCCAGCTTCATCAGCTACGTGGCCGCGTTGGCCGTGGACAGGCGGCGGGCGAGGTCTTCCTCGTTTCCGGCAGCAAGGCTCCGCTTGCTCTCGAGCGCCTTTCCGCTATGGAGCGCATTTCCGACGGGTTCGAACTTGCCGAATACGACCTTTCGCTTCGCCGCGAAGGCGACATCTTGGGCAATAGGCAGCACGGCACATCCACGTTGAAGCTGGTAAACGTCGTGCGCGATGCCGCTCTCATCGAGGCGGCGCATGCTGACGCGCGGGCGCTGCTCGATGCGGACCCTGATTTGAACCAGCCCGAGCACCGCGCGCTGCGCTACGAGGTGGCGCGCGCTTTCCCCGAGCAAGCTCAGAGAAAGGAAGACTAA
- the rsmD gene encoding 16S rRNA (guanine(966)-N(2))-methyltransferase RsmD, giving the protein MRIIAGEFRGRPLRAPKGRTTRPTVDRVRESLMSTIMSARGTWEGAYVLDAFAGSGALGMEALSRGAEYACFCERDREALGCLAVNTVMAEPQRTRIARVDIEKRLPPIPDSPFDLVFFDPPYAYGVEVVAGVLKRLDEAGMLADDVLISYEHDASVDCSDAPEFVALQLHHLTRKKYGDTALDLFRKELA; this is encoded by the coding sequence ATGCGTATTATTGCAGGCGAATTCCGCGGGAGGCCCCTGCGGGCTCCCAAGGGTCGCACGACGCGACCCACCGTCGACCGCGTACGTGAATCGCTCATGAGCACCATTATGTCCGCTCGTGGCACATGGGAGGGCGCATATGTTCTCGACGCCTTTGCGGGCAGCGGTGCCCTGGGTATGGAGGCGCTTTCCCGTGGGGCCGAATATGCGTGCTTCTGCGAACGCGATCGCGAAGCGCTTGGCTGCCTTGCCGTGAATACCGTCATGGCTGAACCCCAGCGCACGCGCATCGCGCGTGTGGACATCGAGAAGCGTCTGCCTCCGATTCCTGATTCTCCCTTCGACTTGGTGTTCTTCGATCCGCCCTATGCATACGGCGTCGAAGTGGTGGCGGGCGTGCTGAAGCGCCTCGATGAGGCGGGCATGCTTGCCGATGATGTGCTGATTAGCTATGAACATGACGCATCCGTCGATTGTTCCGATGCGCCGGAATTCGTTGCCCTACAATTGCATCACCTTACCCGGAAGAAATACGGTGATACCGCTCTCGACCTGTTCAGAAAGGAACTCGCATGA